The Primulina eburnea isolate SZY01 chromosome 13, ASM2296580v1, whole genome shotgun sequence genome includes a region encoding these proteins:
- the LOC140809693 gene encoding uncharacterized protein isoform X2, with amino-acid sequence MAEIEPMLPNEEGGQPSERERQAERSGSSKAARIASLDVFRGLCVFLMMLVDYGGSIFPIIVHSPWNGVHLADFVMPFFLFVAGVSVAIVYKKVPNRIEATWKAFLKALKLILLGVLLQGGYFHGATSLSYGVDIEKLRFPGILQRIAIGYIVAALCEIWLPRQRWKEDDFRKTYIWQWCVVFFLSVIYLWLLYGIYVPDWKFSVVLTESSTVGNNTFVYKVKCAVRGDLGPACNSAGMIDRFVLGLDHLYAKPVYRNLKECNISSHGQVPLTSPSWCHAPFDPEGILSSFTAAVACLIGLHYGHTLIQLQRHKERLWNWSIYSVLLMVLGLLLAFSGITFCILYILVDVYGWRHLTFVIEWMGKHSLSLFILVTSNIVVIAVQGFYFKAPENNIIHWIIARFVDK; translated from the exons ATGGCGGAGATTGAGCCTATGCTGCCGAACGAAGAGGGCGGCCAACCATCGGAGCGCGAGAGACAAGCCGAGAGAAGCGGCAGTTCGAAAGCTGCTCGTATCGCTTCACTCGATGTCTTCCGAGGGCTCTGTGTTTTT CTCATGATGCTTGTAGATTATGGGGGCTCGATTTTTCCAATTATCGTTCATTCCCCTTGGAATGGTGTTCACTTGGCAGACTTTGTGATGCCTTTCTTCCTTTTTGTTGCTGGAGTGTCAGTGGCAATTGTGTACAAG AAAGTTCCTAACAGGATTGAAGCTACATGGAAAGCGTTTCTTAAAGCATTGAAACTTATCCTCCTTGGTGTTTTACTTCAAG GTGGATATTTTCATGGTGCTACTTCTTTGAGCTACGGAGTGGACATTGAAAAGCTAAGATTTCCTGGCATCTTGCAG AGGATAGCCATTGGATACATTGTAGCGGCTTTATGTGAAATTTGGCTCCCACGTCAGAGATGGAAAGAAGATGATTTCCGTAAAACTTATATATGGCAATG GTGTGTTGTATTCTTTCTGTCTGTCATATATTTATGGCTATTATATGGAATCTATGTTCCTGACTGGAAATTCAGTGTGGTGCTAACTGAATCCTCGACAGTTGGAAATAACACCTTTGTTTACAAG GTTAAATGTGCTGTGAGAGGTGATCTTGGACCAGCATGTAACTCTGCTGGGATGATTGATCGCTTTGTGCTTGGACTTGACCATCTTTATGCAAAACCCGTGTACAGGAATTTGAAG GAATGCAATATATCCAGTCATGGTCAAGTTCCATTGACTTCACCCTCATGGTGTCATGCACCTTTTGATCCTGAAGGCATTTTAAG TTCATTTACAGCTGCTGTAGCTTGCCTCATCGGACTCCATTATGGTCACACTTTGATACAATTACAG CGTCACAAAGAGCGGCTGTGGAATTGGTCAATTTACTCAGTTTTATTAATGGTTCTAGGATTGTTGCTTGCCTTCTCAG GAATCACCTTTTGCATACTGTACATTCTG GTTGACGTTTATGGTTGGAGACACTTGACATTCGTGATAGAATGGATGGGAAAGCATTCGTTAAGCCTCTTTATTCTCGTAACTTCAAACATAGTTGTGATAGCAGTTCAAGGGTTCTACTTTAAAGCTCCCGAAAATAACATA ATTCACTGGATTATTGCACGGTTTGTGGATAAATAA
- the LOC140809693 gene encoding uncharacterized protein isoform X1, with amino-acid sequence MAEIEPMLPNEEGGQPSERERQAERSGSSKAARIASLDVFRGLCVFLMMLVDYGGSIFPIIVHSPWNGVHLADFVMPFFLFVAGVSVAIVYKKVPNRIEATWKAFLKALKLILLGVLLQGGYFHGATSLSYGVDIEKLRFPGILQRIAIGYIVAALCEIWLPRQRWKEDDFRKTYIWQWCVVFFLSVIYLWLLYGIYVPDWKFSVVLTESSTVGNNTFVYKVKCAVRGDLGPACNSAGMIDRFVLGLDHLYAKPVYRNLKECNISSHGQVPLTSPSWCHAPFDPEGILSSFTAAVACLIGLHYGHTLIQLQRHKERLWNWSIYSVLLMVLGLLLAFSGTPLNKSLYTISYLMVTSATAGITFCILYILVDVYGWRHLTFVIEWMGKHSLSLFILVTSNIVVIAVQGFYFKAPENNIIHWIIARFVDK; translated from the exons ATGGCGGAGATTGAGCCTATGCTGCCGAACGAAGAGGGCGGCCAACCATCGGAGCGCGAGAGACAAGCCGAGAGAAGCGGCAGTTCGAAAGCTGCTCGTATCGCTTCACTCGATGTCTTCCGAGGGCTCTGTGTTTTT CTCATGATGCTTGTAGATTATGGGGGCTCGATTTTTCCAATTATCGTTCATTCCCCTTGGAATGGTGTTCACTTGGCAGACTTTGTGATGCCTTTCTTCCTTTTTGTTGCTGGAGTGTCAGTGGCAATTGTGTACAAG AAAGTTCCTAACAGGATTGAAGCTACATGGAAAGCGTTTCTTAAAGCATTGAAACTTATCCTCCTTGGTGTTTTACTTCAAG GTGGATATTTTCATGGTGCTACTTCTTTGAGCTACGGAGTGGACATTGAAAAGCTAAGATTTCCTGGCATCTTGCAG AGGATAGCCATTGGATACATTGTAGCGGCTTTATGTGAAATTTGGCTCCCACGTCAGAGATGGAAAGAAGATGATTTCCGTAAAACTTATATATGGCAATG GTGTGTTGTATTCTTTCTGTCTGTCATATATTTATGGCTATTATATGGAATCTATGTTCCTGACTGGAAATTCAGTGTGGTGCTAACTGAATCCTCGACAGTTGGAAATAACACCTTTGTTTACAAG GTTAAATGTGCTGTGAGAGGTGATCTTGGACCAGCATGTAACTCTGCTGGGATGATTGATCGCTTTGTGCTTGGACTTGACCATCTTTATGCAAAACCCGTGTACAGGAATTTGAAG GAATGCAATATATCCAGTCATGGTCAAGTTCCATTGACTTCACCCTCATGGTGTCATGCACCTTTTGATCCTGAAGGCATTTTAAG TTCATTTACAGCTGCTGTAGCTTGCCTCATCGGACTCCATTATGGTCACACTTTGATACAATTACAG CGTCACAAAGAGCGGCTGTGGAATTGGTCAATTTACTCAGTTTTATTAATGGTTCTAGGATTGTTGCTTGCCTTCTCAG GTACACCTTTAAACAAATCTTTGTATACAATCAGCTATTTGATGGTTACCTCCGCAACTGCAGGAATCACCTTTTGCATACTGTACATTCTG GTTGACGTTTATGGTTGGAGACACTTGACATTCGTGATAGAATGGATGGGAAAGCATTCGTTAAGCCTCTTTATTCTCGTAACTTCAAACATAGTTGTGATAGCAGTTCAAGGGTTCTACTTTAAAGCTCCCGAAAATAACATA ATTCACTGGATTATTGCACGGTTTGTGGATAAATAA
- the LOC140809523 gene encoding SKP1-like protein 1B: MSSQKVIALKSSDGETFEVEEAVAVESQTIKHMIEDNCADTTIPLPNVTSKILAKVIEYCKRHVESAAKDSSDAVSTDKVVDDDLKNFDTEFVKVDQGTLFDLILAANYLNIKSLLDLTCQTVADMIKGKTPEEIRKTFNIKNDFTPEEEEEVRRENAWAFE; encoded by the exons atgtcttCGCAGAAGGTGATCGCGTTGAAGAGCTCGGACGGCGAGACATTCGAAGTGGAGGAGGCTGTTGCAGTTGAATCTCAGACTATAAAGCACATGATCGAGGATAACTGCGCCGACACCACTATCCCGCTGCCTAACGTCACATCCAAGATCCTCGCCAAGGTGATTGAGTACTGCAAGCGCCACGTCGAATCCGCCGCAAAGGATTCCTCCGACGCTGTTTCGACGGACAAGGTCGTCGACGACGACTTGAAGAATTTCGATACTGAGTTCGTGAAGGTTGATCAGGGGACGCTCTTTGATCTGATTTTG GCTGCGAACTACCTAAACATCAAGAGTTTACTCGACCTCACTTGTCAAACCGTGGCTGACATGATCAAGGGGAAGACACCTGAGGAAATTCGCAAGACGTTCAACATAAAAAATGACTTTACTCCagaggaggaagaagaagtTCGCAGGGAGAATGCATGGGCGTTTGAGTGA
- the LOC140809940 gene encoding chloroplast protein FOR GROWTH AND FERTILITY 2-like, translating into MERAIYSNPMPSNSPFFRQHTRLYLPRKLAPCSSAPTWSPWLLLSESRPVSSISCNLHGSAFLSANCVETVLSSEDLPNGQEPKHDFLKKFVQKLSQQQKVFNAGKVILLSAICLTLFHHPALVSPAFASFPSAASGESAAVAAGGSLIRSELVSSAWTGLLAGCLHTLSGPDHLAALAPLSIGRTRMESAAVGALWGCGHDAGQLIFGLLFLLLKDRLHIEVIRTWGTRVVGLTLLIIGAMGIREASEVPAPHVATDGAECDFSRHEPLHNPTIGKKKIGFATFATGIVHGLQPDALMMILPALALPSRLAGAAFLFMFLIGTVVAMGSYTVFIGSCSQALKDRVPRITEKLTWASSLVAIALGVAILVSQFFGFSLY; encoded by the exons ATGGAAAGGGCTATCTATTCTAATCCAATGCCTTCCAATTCTCCATTTTTTCGCCAGCATACTCGACTTTATTTGCCCCGGAAACTTGCCCCGTGTTCTTCTGCGCCCACGTGGTCTCCGTGGCTTCTACTCTCTGAATCACGCCCAGTCAGTTCGATCTCCTGCAATCTCCATGGATCGGCTTTTCTTTCTGCGAATTGCGTTGAAACAGTGTTGTCTTCTGAGGATTTACCAAATGGGCAGGAGCCTAAGCACGATTTCCTAAAAAAGTTTGTTCAGAAACTATCTCAGCAGCAAAAG GTGTTCAATGCTGGGAAAGTGATCTTGCTATCAGCTATCTGTTTAACATTATTCCACCACCCAGCACTCGTTTCACCAGCCTTTGCGAGTTTTCCTAGTGCGGCCAGTGGAGAGTCAGCAGCAGTTGCAGCTGGAGGTAGTCTCATTCGCAGTGAATTAGTGAGCAGTGCATGGACTGGCTTATTGGCCGGTTGCTTGCACACATTGTCAGGTCCTGATCATCTTGCTGCATTAGCTCCACTGTCAATAGGCCGCACAAGGATGGAAAGTGCTGCTGTTGGAGCCCTGTGGGGATGTGGCCATGATGCTGGCCAATTGATATTTGGTTTACTTTTTCTACTTTTGAAGGATAGGCTTCATATTGAGGTTATCAGAACTTGGGGAACAAGAGTGGTAGGCTTGACTCTACTCATAATTGGTGCAATGGGAATCCGGGAAGCTTCAGAAGTCCCTGCACCACATGTTGCCACGGATGGTGCTGAATGTGACTTTAGTAGGCATGAACCTCTCCACAACCCCACAATTGGAAAGAAGAAGATTGGGTTTGCTACTTTCGCCACGGGGATCGTCCATGGTTTGCAGCCTGATGCACTGATGATGATCTTACCTGCACTCGCACTACCTTCTCGTTTGGCCGGCGCTGCATTTCTCTTCATGTTCTTGATTGGAACGGTTGTGGCTATGGGAAGTTATACGGTATTTATAGGGTCATGCAGTCAGGCGCTCAAGGACAGGGTACCTAGAATAACGGAGAAGCTCACATGGGCCTCTTCGCTTGTAGCTATTGCTTTAGGGGTTGCCATTCTTGTTAGCCAATTTTTTGGATTTAGTTTGTATTAG